In Scomber scombrus chromosome 17, fScoSco1.1, whole genome shotgun sequence, the following proteins share a genomic window:
- the LOC133997958 gene encoding uncharacterized protein LOC133997958, protein MLKGRGTGRRHRVLKWPVSPFTGRSHKLVIPPESPDKKVLLLSHLRSIVDRIVRMPKSDNLSFCIMSTPGACASQICIEVLHAVVPRTPEAVCVLAASNNLTASRTVDEAAMDFANLLQSVCNRWPKVIVVDFPPRLACDPNYQYHLRQAYCRVAARMEMEATVNSLPRPSAEAQRLQVKLKRNIKYKGHQNFYTVNMKNVLAGLTKLKETHPEYSNVTIYEDGTFESL, encoded by the exons ATGCTCAAGG GCCGTGGCACCGGGCGGCGCCACAGAGTGTTGAAGTGGCCAGTTTCACCCTTCACAGGGCGCAGTCACAAACTGGTCATCCCGCCTGAGTCCCCTGACAAGAAGGTATTATTGTT ATCCCATCTACGCTCCATTGTAGATAGGATCGTCCGGATGCCAAAGTCTGACAACCTCTCCTTTTGCATCATGTCGACTCCGGGGGCCTGTGCGTCTCAGATCTGTATTGAGGTTCTACATGCCGTAGTTCCTCGTACTCCTGAGGCCGTCTGTGTGCTGGCTGCCAGCAACAACCTGACTGCCAGCAGGACCGTCGATGAGGCTGCCATGGACTTTGCCAACCTTCTCCAGTCCGTTTGCAACCGCTGGCCTAAGGTAA TTGTTGTCGACTTCCCTCCCCGCCTGGCTTGTGACCCCAACTACCAGTATCACCTGCGGCAGGCATATTGCCGTGTAGCTGCTCGTATGG AGATGGAAGCCACAGTAAACTCTCTCCCAAGGCCTAGCGCTGAAGCCCAGCGGTTGCAGGTAAAGTTGAAGAGAAATATCAAGTACAAGGGACATCAGAACTTCTACACGGTGAACATGAAGAATGTGCTAGCGGGACTAACAAAATTGAAAGAGACGCATCCGGAATACAGCAATGTAACCATATATGAGGACGGTACATTTGAAAGTCTCTAA